GCCATCTTGGCACATCTTGTGGTTGCCGCTCGGATAGCCACAACATGTTGTGGTTCGAGTTCGAACCCGGATCCCTGATGCCTGCAGTTTGCCGACTTGTCATGTCTCGGCGGCCGGTTCATGCTAGTTCCCGCACGCGATTCATGGATGGAGGGATTTTCCCACTTGCCCTCTTGCCCACTATCGGATAAGATTGCTGGAGAAGGACAATTTTGATCGCCATGATTACGAAACAAGTAGATTCCAAGGGTCGTGTGACCCTTGGGGCTGAATTCGCCGGAAGCTTGGTCATCGTGGATGACAGCGAGCCGGATGCCGTCGTGATCCGCAAGGCCGTCGCCATTCCAGAACGGGAGGCGTGGCTTTACCGGAACCCCGAGGCATTGGCCGCCGTGCGGCGCGGGTTGGAGCAGGCGCGGAACGGTGAATTCAGCGGGAACCCACCCGACCTCGAAGCAGACGCTAACTAAAGGCTTGGCGTCGATCTGGCACGCCGTTGAATTACGCCCCAACACCTCGATGTCGAAGCCCTCGACGCTGGCCATGCCGCCGCTATCAACACGGTAGCCATTCGGCGTCCATCCGCGACGCGAACCAGGCTTGCCGATCGATTCTCCTAGGGTCGTAGGTCAGAACCTGGTGATCGCCGCGGAGAAACTTTTTTGCGCGACACTTGAACCACAGTTTGCGCCACGAAAAGCCTCGCGGATAAAACAAGCCGACGATGGCCAACGACCTCGCCTCGGCCACGACGTAGTTGAAGCTGCCGTGCCGCGTGTTTCGGATCGCCTCGTCCAGCTCGGAGGGACGATAGAGACGCATGTCGGGGTCGGGATCGTCAAGCGACATCTGCGCAAGCTCGCGCGCGTCGGCCACAGGTCTCGACGTGCCGAGCCCGAAGCCCTGCTCGCGTACCTGCACGATGAACCCGAACTCGCCGGGCAACATTGTTTTGCCCGGGCAGTGCAGATGGCAGAGGGCCGACTTCGTGCCGTGCTCCGGCATGTTCGCGTCGCCCATCAGCATTAGGCAGCCAGGTGGCAGGGCCAAATATCCGTCGTCAGCACGGACACGCTCGCGGGCGCCGGCCGGTTCGTACGCCAGGCATGGATAGTCGCCGCTCAACAGCGACCTTGCCCGCCAGCGGAACAGCGTTTTCCGCAGCGACCATCCTTGCGGAAAGAAAATTCCCACGGGCACCAGATAGGGGCTATCGACGACGACGTAGTTGAGCTCGCCGTTTCGCGTGTTGCGGATCACTTCGTCCAGTTCGCAGGGCCGGTAAAGCCGCCGGTCGGGGTCGGCGTGGTCGACCCGCATCTCCTCGACTTCGTGTACGTCCCACAACTGGCGCGAGGCG
The Pirellulales bacterium DNA segment above includes these coding regions:
- a CDS encoding GYF domain-containing protein, whose amino-acid sequence is MATWYYLDGERAFGPVTIRDLWDRVRSGGMDPRTLITQDSGKNWQPILDLLPPKDRRFLAVPKGCSLVMAAWSTRSGWPRPHNTVAVCHIHCPGQTRLPGEFGYLVEAREGGFQFAASRQLWDVHEVEEMRVDHADPDRRLYRPCELDEVIRNTRNGELNYVVVDSPYLVPVGIFFPQGWSLRKTLFRWRARSLLSGDYPCLAYEPAGARERVRADDGYLALPPGCLMLMGDANMPEHGTKSALCHLHCPGKTMLPGEFGFIVQVREQGFGLGTSRPVADARELAQMSLDDPDPDMRLYRPSELDEAIRNTRHGSFNYVVAEARSLAIVGLFYPRGFSWRKLWFKCRAKKFLRGDHQVLTYDPRRIDRQAWFASRMDAEWLPC